A window of Oncorhynchus kisutch isolate 150728-3 linkage group LG10, Okis_V2, whole genome shotgun sequence contains these coding sequences:
- the LOC109897194 gene encoding uncharacterized protein LOC109897194, with the protein MNMCKESWSWIPVQHVYIYIDEAGFNLAKRSGQGRNIIGHRAIVNVPGQRGGNITAISQQGVLYHHANLGPYNTALLITFLDTLHGIHIPTEQRGGPEQPRYVVICDNVSFHPAALVTNWFIEQPHGDGKCMTAIPSHACLFSRQWRMHVVKFVGAFGGWIHHSRRFFPRCLARENIACDVDEVLWSDQNRRQVFSHTFFLVFVFRVLKE; encoded by the coding sequence AGAGTCTTGGAGCTGGATTCCGGTACAGCACGTTTATATTTATATTgatgaggctggcttcaacctAGCCAAAAGAAGTGGACAGGGACGGAACATTATTGGCCACCGTGCCATTGTgaatgtccctggacagcgtggaGGGAATATCACAGCCATTAGCCAGCAAGGTGTCCTCTATCACCATGCCAACCTTGGTCCCTACAACACCGCCCTTCTCATCACATTCCTGGACACACTACACGGCATCCACATTCCAACCGAGCAGAGGGGTGGACCAGAGCAGCCCAGGTATGTTGTCATCTGTGACAACGTGAGTTTCCACCCGGCTGCTCTGGTCACCAACTGGTTCATCGAACAGCCGCATGGCGATGGAAAGTGTATGACCGCAATCCCCTCGCACGCGTGCctcttctccaggcaatggaggatgCATGTGGTGAAGTTTGTGGGGGCTTTTGGCGGCTGGATCCATCACTCCAGAAGATTCTTTCcccgctgtttagccagggagaacatcgcttgtgatgtagatgaggtgctgtggtCAGACCAAAATAGGAGGCAGGTCTTTTCTCATACATTTTTCTTAGTttttgtgtttagagttttgaaaGAATGA